A stretch of Bacillus pseudomycoides DNA encodes these proteins:
- a CDS encoding heavy metal-binding domain-containing protein: MIVTTTSTIQGKEIIEYIDIVNGEAIMGANIVRDLFASVRDVVGGRSGAYESKLKEARDIAMEEMKTLAKQKGANAIVGIDVDYEVVRDGMLMVAVSGTAVRV; the protein is encoded by the coding sequence ATGATTGTAACAACAACTTCAACGATTCAAGGAAAAGAAATTATTGAGTATATTGATATTGTAAACGGTGAAGCGATTATGGGTGCAAATATTGTGCGTGATCTATTTGCTTCTGTTCGTGACGTTGTCGGTGGCCGTTCTGGTGCATATGAAAGTAAATTAAAAGAAGCTCGTGATATTGCAATGGAAGAGATGAAAACTCTTGCGAAGCAAAAAGGTGCAAATGCAATTGTTGGTATTGATGTAGACTACGAGGTCGTTCGTGATGGAATGTTAATGGTCGCTGTTAGTGGTACAGCCGTACGTGTATAA
- a CDS encoding EcsC family protein, translated as MESQEHLLKEIAIIEKWEKEQEDLWFFEKWGKIPFAILDKLTPKFIHKKINILLDELIQYLNSGSKYLIHPQSTIKKFENAASLTDVQKFPLNEMDTIVDKIIENRKSAATAQGATTGFGGIFTLAIDIPAVLSMSLNVLQEIAICYGYNPEDIQERLFIVKCLQFSSSDIVGKQTILHELKHFDARVNHNDSVSQIKSWREVFTVYRDNYGWKKLFQMIPVAGMIFGAYLNRKTIEEIAEVGKMLYKKRRVLDRLEGMKYTSK; from the coding sequence ATGGAGTCACAGGAACATTTATTAAAAGAAATCGCAATTATTGAAAAGTGGGAGAAAGAACAGGAAGATCTTTGGTTCTTTGAAAAGTGGGGGAAAATTCCGTTTGCTATTCTTGATAAGCTAACGCCAAAGTTTATTCATAAAAAAATTAATATTTTACTAGACGAGCTCATTCAATATCTCAATTCTGGCAGCAAATATTTAATTCATCCACAATCAACAATAAAGAAATTTGAAAATGCAGCTTCTTTAACAGATGTTCAAAAATTCCCTTTAAATGAGATGGATACAATCGTCGATAAAATCATCGAAAACAGAAAATCTGCCGCAACAGCCCAAGGTGCCACAACTGGATTTGGCGGTATTTTCACTCTAGCAATTGATATTCCAGCAGTTTTAAGTATGTCACTAAATGTTTTGCAAGAAATTGCAATTTGCTACGGTTATAACCCTGAAGATATTCAAGAGAGGTTATTTATCGTAAAATGCTTACAGTTCTCTTCATCTGATATTGTAGGGAAACAAACAATCCTTCATGAATTAAAACATTTTGATGCCCGCGTTAATCATAATGACAGTGTGTCACAAATTAAATCGTGGCGAGAAGTGTTTACTGTGTATCGTGATAATTATGGCTGGAAAAAGCTATTTCAGATGATCCCTGTTGCTGGCATGATTTTTGGGGCCTACTTAAACCGAAAAACAATTGAGGAAATTGCTGAAGTAGGGAAAATGCTTTATAAGAAAAGAAGGGTACTAGATAGACTAGAAGGAATGAAATACACTTCTAAATAG
- a CDS encoding S9 family peptidase has product MGKELFVTMECAYTLQGTLTLPAYYSESYPAILIIGGNGTGNRDGNTSRLQLNLYKELADYFTSLGFAVLRYDKRGTYKSKGDYYKSGVTDFIDDAVLWIRFLKDHPQIDPKRVIIAGHSEGALLAPAVHVRESVAGLVLLAGAAEPSKLLIERQMDKASNEFETASGFISWLSKMLKIPQRMRKKNEALMKKVQDSTEAVVWIKGTKVNAKWLREQLQYNVVTYLEQVSCPVLAITGDRDIQVPPEHAKLIASYVNGEAEWHIIPHMNHILRNYEHKHTMIRLMKEYKGLMDKCIEEELLHVMKGWLKKHYLS; this is encoded by the coding sequence ATGGGGAAAGAATTGTTTGTGACGATGGAATGTGCGTATACACTTCAAGGAACATTAACACTTCCTGCATATTATTCTGAATCGTATCCAGCTATTTTAATAATTGGTGGTAATGGAACTGGAAATCGTGATGGAAATACAAGTCGTTTACAGTTAAACTTATATAAAGAGCTAGCTGATTATTTTACCTCTTTAGGTTTTGCCGTACTTCGCTATGATAAACGTGGTACTTATAAAAGTAAGGGGGATTATTATAAATCAGGGGTGACAGACTTTATTGATGATGCTGTTTTATGGATTAGATTTTTAAAGGATCATCCTCAAATAGACCCAAAACGTGTTATTATTGCTGGGCATAGTGAGGGAGCGTTACTTGCACCAGCTGTCCACGTAAGAGAATCAGTTGCGGGATTAGTATTGCTTGCTGGTGCAGCAGAGCCATCTAAATTGTTGATCGAAAGACAAATGGATAAAGCTTCTAACGAGTTCGAAACAGCATCAGGGTTTATTAGCTGGTTATCTAAAATGTTGAAGATTCCGCAGCGTATGAGAAAGAAAAATGAAGCACTTATGAAAAAGGTGCAAGACTCAACAGAAGCTGTTGTATGGATAAAAGGGACAAAAGTGAATGCAAAATGGTTAAGAGAACAGTTACAATATAATGTAGTTACATATTTAGAGCAAGTATCATGCCCTGTTTTAGCAATTACCGGAGACAGGGATATACAAGTGCCACCTGAGCATGCTAAACTGATTGCTTCATATGTGAATGGTGAAGCAGAGTGGCATATCATTCCGCACATGAACCATATTTTAAGAAATTATGAACATAAGCATACAATGATTCGATTAATGAAGGAATATAAGGGGCTTATGGATAAATGTATTGAAGAAGAGTTGTTACATGTGATGAAGGGATGGTTAAAAAAACATTATCTTTCATAG
- a CDS encoding ankyrin repeat domain-containing protein: MVKKTLSFIGAVVVRKQKFLLCIVLGLFIMIVACEKQEEIESKPVQVKNEKKQEKTYNEEEENKEKKSMNLMDKQLLLSATLGDTETAMKLIKDGANINASGDKGETPVMAATYHNHVETVKALIDAGADIELQDKNKENPFLYASKEGYVDIVKLTIDAGTNIRETNSRGGTALIPAAERGHVEVVKELVDRTDIDVNYRNDLGWTALLEAIVLGNGSENHKQIVQLLIDHGADVNMADREGVTPLEHAENRGFKEIANMLKVAGANAVGKQPIE; encoded by the coding sequence ATGGTTAAAAAAACATTATCTTTCATAGGAGCTGTAGTTGTGAGGAAACAAAAGTTTTTATTATGTATAGTATTAGGGCTTTTCATTATGATAGTAGCTTGTGAAAAGCAAGAAGAGATTGAATCTAAGCCGGTTCAAGTGAAAAATGAAAAAAAACAAGAAAAGACGTATAACGAGGAAGAAGAGAATAAAGAGAAAAAGAGTATGAATTTAATGGATAAGCAATTATTACTTTCTGCGACACTTGGTGATACAGAAACAGCTATGAAATTAATAAAAGATGGAGCGAATATAAATGCATCAGGGGATAAAGGAGAAACCCCTGTAATGGCAGCAACGTATCATAATCATGTTGAGACAGTAAAGGCATTGATTGATGCAGGTGCAGATATTGAATTGCAAGATAAAAATAAAGAAAATCCATTCCTTTATGCGAGCAAAGAAGGTTATGTTGATATTGTAAAGTTAACAATTGATGCAGGAACGAATATTAGAGAAACAAATAGCCGCGGTGGAACAGCACTCATTCCAGCAGCTGAAAGAGGACATGTGGAAGTTGTGAAAGAACTAGTGGATCGCACAGATATTGATGTGAATTATAGAAATGATCTAGGTTGGACGGCGTTACTAGAAGCGATTGTTCTTGGTAATGGCAGTGAAAATCATAAACAAATTGTTCAGTTGCTCATTGATCATGGGGCAGATGTAAATATGGCAGATCGAGAAGGAGTTACTCCACTAGAACATGCGGAAAATCGAGGGTTTAAAGAAATCGCAAATATGTTAAAGGTAGCAGGAGCAAATGCAGTAGGAAAACAGCCTATAGAATAA
- a CDS encoding response regulator transcription factor — MRLLVVEDHAPLLESIIQILHDEFEVDTAMTGEDGLFLALQNIYDVILLDVMLPETDGFEVIQRIRNEKIETPVLFLTAKDSLEDRVRGLDFGGDDYLIKPFQAPELKARIRALLRRSGNLTTKQTISYRGIELFGKDKDIQVDGEAIKLTLKQYELLEYLIQNSGKILMREQIFDRVWGFDSDTTVAIVEVYVHHLRKKLEPFGYQKDIQTVRGIGYMLKEQ; from the coding sequence ATGCGCTTATTAGTTGTAGAAGATCATGCACCTTTATTGGAATCAATTATACAAATTTTACACGATGAATTTGAAGTTGATACAGCAATGACTGGAGAAGATGGTCTGTTTTTAGCATTACAAAATATTTATGATGTAATACTTCTTGATGTGATGTTACCGGAGACGGATGGTTTTGAGGTAATTCAAAGAATACGGAATGAAAAAATTGAAACACCTGTCTTATTTTTGACTGCTAAAGATTCTTTAGAGGACCGTGTAAGAGGATTAGATTTTGGAGGGGATGATTATTTAATAAAGCCATTTCAAGCTCCAGAACTGAAAGCAAGAATTCGAGCTTTATTACGAAGAAGTGGTAATTTAACAACAAAGCAAACCATTAGCTACCGTGGAATCGAGTTGTTCGGAAAGGACAAGGATATTCAAGTGGATGGAGAAGCAATTAAATTAACATTAAAGCAATATGAACTTTTAGAGTACCTCATTCAAAATAGTGGAAAGATTTTAATGCGTGAACAAATCTTTGATCGTGTTTGGGGATTTGATTCAGATACAACGGTAGCGATTGTTGAAGTATATGTTCATCATTTACGAAAAAAATTAGAGCCATTTGGTTATCAAAAAGATATTCAAACCGTTCGCGGAATTGGATATATGTTAAAAGAACAATGA
- a CDS encoding cell wall metabolism sensor histidine kinase WalK has product MKRGNMFQKTRIRLTILNSLVFIILIGVLGSIIYGYTYNRIYSGVDNSLEMFKAKEKKHSKSNPKGSVKDIRIGDPRITVLLWHGKKVALIDKNPKFVDPVFEENALAFFPEQLEGFQDIEIKGKSFRALAFQHNTEFGQMTVQFVRDTTAERDMLHTLLLILIAGCSVGSLCAIGMGFFLAGRALIPIRNSWEKQQHFVSDASHELRTPLAVIQSKTDVLFQSPSATIEEKAIDISTISKECRRLSKLVANLLLLARSDSNQIEMDKKKFALDELLTEVVEPYAELAAYQEKKMTLELESQVSFIGDRERIHQMIVILLDNAMKYTDVGGMIQVACIQTSSSIMIQVKDNGIGIKQEDIPKLFDRFYQGDKARTKSEGAGLGLSIASWIVEKHYGKIKVESKMNEGTCFEVILPKNQRI; this is encoded by the coding sequence ATGAAGAGGGGAAATATGTTTCAAAAAACACGCATTCGCCTTACAATTTTAAATTCATTAGTGTTTATTATATTAATTGGAGTTCTAGGGAGTATTATCTATGGCTATACATATAATCGTATTTATAGTGGAGTAGATAATTCGCTAGAAATGTTTAAAGCAAAAGAGAAGAAACATTCTAAGTCTAATCCAAAAGGATCCGTTAAGGATATTCGTATTGGAGATCCGAGGATTACTGTACTGTTATGGCATGGAAAAAAAGTGGCCCTAATAGATAAGAATCCTAAATTTGTTGATCCTGTTTTTGAAGAAAATGCTTTAGCGTTTTTCCCAGAACAATTAGAGGGTTTTCAGGATATTGAAATCAAAGGGAAGAGTTTTCGAGCGTTGGCTTTTCAGCATAATACTGAATTTGGACAAATGACAGTTCAATTTGTACGCGATACAACAGCAGAAAGGGATATGTTGCATACGTTATTACTAATTCTTATAGCGGGGTGCAGTGTAGGAAGTTTATGTGCAATTGGGATGGGATTTTTCCTAGCTGGAAGAGCTCTTATACCAATTCGTAATTCTTGGGAAAAGCAACAACATTTTGTTTCCGATGCATCCCATGAATTACGAACGCCACTAGCAGTTATTCAATCTAAAACAGATGTATTATTTCAGTCTCCTTCCGCCACGATAGAAGAAAAGGCAATTGATATTTCTACAATTTCAAAGGAGTGTAGAAGGTTATCGAAGCTCGTTGCCAATTTATTATTATTAGCTCGTTCGGATTCAAATCAAATTGAAATGGATAAAAAGAAATTTGCATTAGATGAATTATTAACAGAAGTAGTAGAGCCTTATGCAGAGCTTGCTGCGTATCAAGAGAAAAAGATGACACTAGAACTCGAATCTCAAGTATCTTTTATTGGTGATAGAGAACGAATTCATCAAATGATTGTGATTTTATTAGACAATGCGATGAAATATACCGATGTTGGTGGAATGATTCAAGTAGCATGCATACAAACAAGTAGTTCAATTATGATTCAGGTAAAGGACAATGGAATTGGAATAAAACAAGAAGATATTCCAAAGTTATTTGATCGTTTTTATCAAGGAGATAAAGCGAGAACAAAATCAGAAGGCGCTGGCTTAGGTCTTTCAATTGCCAGCTGGATTGTAGAAAAACATTATGGGAAAATAAAAGTAGAGAGCAAAATGAATGAAGGTACTTGTTTTGAAGTGATTTTACCTAAAAATCAAAGAATATAA
- a CDS encoding transporter, producing the protein MMSLSVMGGASASTTSKGKTNFSQCSNEQLNNGEMHVAYTEEKAQKLGIETDGKEQLTLEKEIHETEVDQEATQLGISTEGKDVGALSEEIYETKIKQEAKKLGIPIENTSIVDLINQINTIKINDEADKLGVSKEGKKIDEVAEEIYGTKVKEEAEKLGISQKGKDIVDLAQEVYEGKIQAEAKKLHIDLYGKDIYQVLKEINEQKVIQIADELGIDNTNTNIEQLKEKIKKEQPEKGKELVFLPMVQTDVDAFYSYLTK; encoded by the coding sequence ATGATGAGTTTAAGCGTAATGGGAGGGGCGTCTGCTTCTACAACGTCAAAAGGCAAAACTAACTTTTCGCAGTGCAGTAATGAACAACTGAATAACGGAGAAATGCATGTAGCCTATACAGAGGAGAAAGCGCAAAAACTAGGAATTGAAACGGATGGAAAAGAGCAGCTTACGTTAGAAAAGGAGATTCATGAAACAGAAGTTGATCAAGAAGCAACACAGTTAGGAATCTCTACTGAGGGAAAAGATGTAGGAGCTCTTTCAGAAGAAATCTATGAAACAAAAATAAAACAAGAAGCAAAAAAATTAGGAATACCGATCGAAAATACATCCATTGTCGATTTAATCAATCAAATTAATACAATCAAAATAAATGATGAAGCAGATAAACTCGGTGTTTCAAAAGAAGGAAAAAAAATAGATGAAGTTGCTGAAGAAATTTATGGAACAAAGGTAAAAGAAGAAGCAGAAAAGCTTGGAATTTCTCAAAAAGGGAAAGATATAGTGGATTTAGCGCAAGAAGTATATGAGGGGAAAATTCAAGCCGAAGCAAAAAAACTTCATATTGATTTATATGGTAAAGATATTTACCAAGTGTTAAAGGAAATCAATGAGCAGAAAGTAATACAAATTGCAGACGAGCTTGGTATAGACAACACAAATACAAATATCGAGCAGTTAAAAGAGAAAATAAAAAAAGAACAGCCTGAAAAGGGAAAGGAACTTGTCTTTTTACCTATGGTTCAAACAGATGTGGATGCATTTTATTCGTATTTAACGAAGTGA
- a CDS encoding C39 family peptidase — protein sequence MLRNWKMYICVVVLGIIICSVYMKKSGIIPATEHVEKGKGIVINQVTQKKKELVSTEEEKVLLRNVPFIQQLPELDRGCEVTSLAMMLQYAGISVDKMTLADEIQKVAFSNDGVRGNPHEGFVGNIYTFSESGYGVYHEPLFQLANKYLPNRAVDLTDENIAEIYKTVKEGVPVVMLTNATYAPLDEDEFDTWETDSGNVSITYSEHCILLVGYDKDSVYIHDPLSDTSSVSVPREDFEQAWVQMGSQAISYAQNSK from the coding sequence ATGCTGCGAAATTGGAAGATGTATATATGTGTAGTTGTATTAGGGATAATTATTTGTAGTGTATATATGAAAAAGAGCGGGATAATTCCTGCTACTGAGCATGTAGAGAAAGGAAAGGGCATTGTAATAAATCAGGTTACTCAAAAGAAGAAGGAGTTGGTGAGTACAGAGGAAGAGAAAGTATTACTACGAAATGTACCTTTTATCCAGCAGCTACCAGAGCTAGACAGAGGCTGCGAAGTAACTAGTTTAGCTATGATGTTACAGTACGCAGGTATTTCTGTAGATAAGATGACGCTAGCAGATGAAATACAGAAAGTTGCCTTTTCAAATGATGGTGTACGCGGTAATCCACATGAGGGGTTTGTAGGGAATATTTATACTTTTTCTGAATCAGGATATGGTGTGTATCATGAACCACTTTTTCAGTTAGCAAACAAATATTTACCGAATCGAGCTGTTGATTTGACAGATGAAAACATAGCTGAAATTTATAAAACTGTAAAAGAAGGTGTGCCAGTTGTTATGCTTACAAATGCAACGTATGCACCTTTAGATGAAGATGAATTTGATACATGGGAGACAGATTCAGGTAACGTCTCGATTACGTACAGTGAACATTGTATTCTGCTTGTTGGTTATGATAAGGACTCAGTTTATATTCATGATCCACTTAGTGATACTTCAAGTGTAAGCGTTCCGCGTGAAGATTTTGAACAGGCATGGGTACAGATGGGGAGTCAGGCTATTAGTTATGCGCAAAATTCAAAGTGA
- a CDS encoding sensor histidine kinase yields the protein MRKRKKLLSLWKTITLLVCTVIVLSLFVTDILISHNVERTTEENQAEKAKTIARIVANSPLVIDALAGRKDISEIQTYTNRLLKNTDVQFIVVMDMNGIRKSHPNPQKIGHHFVGGDEGIALKGKEHVSMAEGTLGISMRVFVPIFSETREQMGVVAVGISADNVHERVKESRHIIYIGIGVGILVGIIGAILLARHIKKILFDLEPSEIAKILEERNTMLQSVKEGIIAVDKDARVTLINNEAKRLFKKSGLKEDFIGKDVEKYMPNSCIKEVLQTGKAQLYEEQNLYGITIVTNRVPLYVKGEIVGAIATFRDKTEIRQLAEQLTDIRLYAEALRAQSHEFMNKMHVVLGLTHMKHYGQLETYISNMVSEHQYEIGGVMQKIKNPVFAGFMLGKLSYAREKNVQLIVSENSYLPEPYAESIIHELITIVGNLIDNALDAVINCQYKRVDISIQYQDKLIIIVKDTGIGIQQEEIDKVFVKGYSTKGENRGYGLYLVKDSLKRINGNMQVESLLGKGTAITIEIPYKSRDEIGT from the coding sequence ATGAGGAAAAGAAAAAAATTGTTAAGTTTATGGAAAACGATTACATTGCTAGTGTGTACTGTTATTGTACTGTCTTTATTTGTAACAGATATTTTAATTAGTCATAATGTTGAACGTACGACGGAGGAAAATCAAGCTGAAAAAGCAAAAACAATTGCGCGAATTGTAGCGAATTCACCACTTGTCATTGATGCTTTAGCAGGAAGAAAAGATATATCTGAAATTCAAACGTATACAAATCGGTTGTTAAAAAATACAGATGTTCAATTTATCGTGGTCATGGATATGAATGGAATAAGAAAATCTCATCCAAATCCTCAGAAAATCGGTCATCATTTTGTTGGAGGAGATGAAGGGATAGCTTTGAAAGGGAAAGAACATGTTTCAATGGCAGAAGGAACATTGGGAATCTCTATGCGAGTATTTGTACCTATTTTTTCTGAAACGAGAGAACAAATGGGAGTTGTAGCTGTCGGAATTTCAGCTGATAATGTGCATGAGAGGGTGAAAGAGAGTAGACACATTATTTATATTGGTATCGGTGTTGGAATCTTAGTTGGAATTATAGGTGCTATTTTATTAGCTAGACATATTAAGAAAATTTTATTTGATCTTGAACCTAGCGAAATCGCAAAAATTTTAGAAGAACGGAATACGATGTTACAATCTGTTAAAGAAGGAATTATTGCTGTTGATAAAGATGCGAGAGTTACTTTAATTAATAACGAAGCGAAACGGTTATTTAAGAAAAGTGGTCTCAAAGAAGATTTTATTGGTAAAGATGTTGAGAAGTATATGCCCAACTCATGTATAAAAGAAGTGTTACAAACGGGGAAAGCACAATTGTATGAGGAACAAAATCTTTATGGAATTACCATTGTTACAAACAGAGTTCCTCTATATGTTAAAGGAGAAATTGTTGGTGCTATTGCAACATTTCGTGATAAAACAGAGATTAGGCAATTAGCAGAACAATTAACAGATATTCGGCTTTACGCAGAAGCGCTCAGGGCACAATCGCATGAGTTTATGAATAAGATGCATGTTGTATTAGGGCTTACACATATGAAGCATTATGGACAATTAGAGACCTATATTAGTAACATGGTCTCGGAGCATCAATATGAAATTGGTGGTGTGATGCAAAAAATAAAAAATCCTGTATTTGCAGGGTTTATGCTTGGTAAACTTAGTTACGCAAGGGAAAAGAATGTACAACTTATTGTAAGCGAAAATTCTTACTTACCAGAGCCATATGCCGAAAGCATTATTCATGAACTCATTACAATTGTAGGGAATTTAATCGACAATGCATTAGATGCAGTAATAAATTGTCAATATAAGCGAGTAGATATTTCTATTCAATATCAGGATAAGTTGATTATCATAGTGAAAGATACAGGAATTGGAATCCAGCAAGAAGAAATCGACAAAGTATTTGTCAAAGGTTATTCCACAAAAGGAGAGAATCGAGGATATGGCTTGTATCTTGTAAAGGATAGTTTAAAGCGAATAAATGGGAACATGCAGGTTGAGTCATTGTTAGGGAAGGGAACGGCTATAACCATTGAAATACCATACAAAAGTAGGGATGAGATAGGGACATGA
- a CDS encoding response regulator, whose protein sequence is MIKVLIVEDDPMVAMLNKHYLEQVGGFELVHIANSVKEAVEILKESSIDFILLDIFMPGDTGFELLMHIRNQEKEIDVIMISAVHDMGSIKKALQYGVVDYLIKPFTFERFKEALTAYREKFIFMKEQQKISQSELDTLILQKEKVEIHGNKELPKGLTKQTLQLIWKHIESLHGQAFTTDEMAQLVGISRVSIRKYVMFLTEIGVLENEMVYQHVGRPVSKLRCIDENKIRLYV, encoded by the coding sequence ATGATCAAAGTTTTGATTGTAGAAGACGATCCGATGGTAGCGATGTTAAATAAGCATTATTTAGAGCAAGTAGGAGGGTTTGAACTTGTTCATATAGCTAATTCTGTGAAAGAAGCAGTAGAGATATTAAAGGAATCGTCTATAGATTTCATATTGCTTGATATTTTTATGCCTGGTGATACGGGGTTTGAATTGTTAATGCATATTCGGAATCAAGAAAAAGAAATTGATGTGATCATGATTTCAGCTGTGCATGATATGGGAAGTATTAAAAAAGCACTTCAATATGGAGTTGTTGATTATTTAATTAAACCATTTACATTTGAAAGGTTTAAGGAAGCATTAACCGCATATCGAGAAAAATTTATCTTTATGAAAGAACAGCAAAAAATTAGCCAATCTGAATTAGATACGTTGATTTTACAAAAAGAAAAAGTAGAAATTCATGGTAATAAAGAACTGCCAAAAGGGCTAACAAAGCAAACATTACAGTTGATTTGGAAGCACATAGAATCACTTCATGGACAAGCATTTACAACAGATGAAATGGCTCAATTAGTTGGAATTTCCAGGGTGTCTATTCGAAAGTATGTAATGTTTTTAACTGAAATTGGAGTTTTAGAAAATGAAATGGTTTATCAACATGTGGGGAGACCAGTAAGTAAATTACGATGCATCGATGAAAACAAAATACGTTTGTATGTATAA
- a CDS encoding 2-hydroxycarboxylate transporter family protein: protein MGIQKKVEAISSVETTEVEQKTFVSKIMNIKIGVIPLPLYIVLAAIIYGASVYNKLPADMIGGFAVIMIMGIFLGDIGMRIPILKNIGGPAILSLFIPSLLVFFNWMNPASMEAATMLMKKSNFLYLYISCLVVGSVLGMNRKVLVQGFVRMFIPLVVGTLASIAVGLLVGSLFGFEMKRTFFFIIVPIVSGGIGEGILPLSLAYSDILNQSSATFVSQLVPAAVIGNMFAIVSAGYMKRLGEKKPELSGNGVLVKTGNQDELLKEQNTEKPIDFSLMGAGLLIACTFFIFGGFASKFIGIPGAIIMIFSAALVKYFKLMPAKMEQGAYHLYKFISKSLTWPLMVGLGLLYIPLKDVAAVLSIGYVVVCASVVVTMIATGFLVGKVMKMYPVESAIVTGCHSGLGGTGDVAILSASNRMELMPFAQISTRLGGAVMVVTATILLKMFS from the coding sequence ATGGGGATTCAAAAAAAAGTGGAAGCGATATCATCCGTGGAAACAACAGAGGTGGAACAAAAAACTTTTGTTTCAAAAATTATGAATATTAAAATTGGCGTTATACCTTTACCGTTATATATCGTATTAGCAGCTATTATTTATGGAGCATCTGTATATAACAAATTACCTGCTGATATGATTGGTGGATTTGCAGTCATTATGATCATGGGGATTTTCTTAGGTGATATTGGGATGAGGATCCCGATTTTAAAAAATATTGGTGGACCAGCAATTCTTTCATTATTTATTCCATCTTTACTAGTGTTTTTTAATTGGATGAATCCAGCTTCAATGGAAGCAGCGACGATGCTAATGAAAAAGTCGAACTTTTTATATTTATATATTTCTTGTTTAGTAGTTGGAAGTGTTTTAGGAATGAACCGTAAAGTGTTAGTACAAGGGTTTGTTCGCATGTTTATTCCGTTAGTTGTAGGAACACTCGCTTCTATTGCAGTTGGATTATTAGTTGGATCATTATTTGGATTTGAAATGAAGCGAACGTTCTTCTTTATCATTGTACCAATTGTGAGCGGTGGTATCGGAGAAGGTATTTTACCACTTTCCTTAGCTTACAGTGACATTTTAAATCAATCATCAGCAACATTTGTATCTCAGCTTGTTCCAGCAGCGGTTATCGGAAATATGTTTGCGATTGTAAGCGCTGGATACATGAAGCGCTTAGGTGAGAAAAAACCAGAGCTTAGCGGTAATGGTGTGTTAGTAAAAACCGGTAATCAAGATGAGTTATTAAAAGAACAAAATACAGAAAAACCAATTGACTTCTCATTAATGGGAGCAGGTTTATTAATTGCATGTACGTTCTTTATTTTCGGTGGATTTGCTTCTAAATTTATTGGTATTCCAGGAGCAATCATTATGATCTTTTCAGCAGCACTTGTAAAATACTTTAAATTAATGCCAGCAAAAATGGAGCAAGGTGCATATCACTTATATAAATTTATTTCGAAAAGCTTAACGTGGCCATTAATGGTTGGTTTAGGATTACTATACATTCCGTTAAAAGATGTAGCAGCTGTTCTTTCAATTGGATATGTTGTGGTGTGTGCATCAGTGGTAGTAACAATGATAGCGACTGGTTTTCTTGTTGGGAAAGTCATGAAGATGTACCCAGTTGAATCTGCGATTGTAACAGGATGCCATAGCGGATTAGGCGGAACTGGAGACGTTGCAATTTTATCAGCTTCAAATCGTATGGAATTAATGCCATTTGCGCAAATTTCAACGCGTTTAGGTGGCGCTGTCATGGTTGTAACAGCGACAATTTTATTAAAAATGTTTTCATAA